A genomic segment from Candidatus Anaeroferrophillus wilburensis encodes:
- a CDS encoding DUF456 domain-containing protein, which translates to MKFTLLIILAFGGLIGTLVPAFPGTGLIFAGALVYAILSGFTVIGVKALVILLIMTLIGAIGQYALTSFGAKSMGASRYGIIGAIIGFFIGLLFIPLPGGSLLGAFAGAFCCEMGFALKTERESLKAGVGAVIGAMASFLFEFFIGLAMVIYIFSLLWPHLQPPQGVGPTLEVLHHSLQPFVLLQGWLTG; encoded by the coding sequence GTGAAATTCACCCTGCTCATCATTCTTGCTTTTGGCGGCCTGATCGGCACCCTGGTACCGGCTTTTCCCGGCACCGGTCTGATCTTTGCCGGAGCGCTCGTTTATGCCATCCTCAGCGGATTTACGGTCATCGGCGTGAAAGCCCTGGTGATTCTGTTGATCATGACCTTAATCGGCGCCATCGGCCAGTACGCTCTGACCAGCTTCGGCGCCAAAAGCATGGGGGCCAGCCGGTATGGCATCATCGGTGCCATTATCGGCTTTTTCATCGGTCTGTTGTTTATCCCCCTGCCCGGCGGATCGCTGCTGGGCGCTTTCGCCGGCGCCTTCTGCTGTGAAATGGGCTTCGCCCTGAAGACCGAACGCGAAAGCCTCAAAGCCGGAGTGGGAGCGGTGATCGGGGCAATGGCCAGTTTTCTTTTTGAATTCTTTATCGGTCTGGCCATGGTTATCTACATTTTTTCCCTTCTCTGGCCGCACCTTCAGCCACCCCAAGGGGTCGGTCCGACCCTGGAAGTCCTCCACCACAGCTTGCAGCCTTTCGTACTCCTCCAAGGCTGGCTGACAGGCTGA
- a CDS encoding phosphoribosylglycinamide formyltransferase: MVAIGILISGSGSNMQAIIDAVAAGTIAGKLVLVISNDPDAYGLTRAASHGIPTVVLRHTDYPSRQAYDRALVAALQAAGVDLVCLAGFMRVITPVLIDAFPGRILNIHPALLPAFPGTHGQRQTFDYGTRFAGCTVHFVDAQVDHGPIVIQAVVPVLPDDDEDSLAARILRCEHRIYPEAVRLFCAGRLRIDGRRVMIADQQTAGLNEQYLINPPLS; this comes from the coding sequence ATGGTTGCCATAGGAATCCTGATTTCCGGCAGCGGCAGCAATATGCAGGCGATCATCGATGCGGTGGCGGCGGGGACGATAGCAGGGAAGCTTGTCCTGGTAATCAGCAATGATCCCGATGCCTATGGCTTGACCCGGGCCGCCAGTCATGGCATCCCGACCGTGGTTCTCCGTCATACTGATTATCCAAGCCGGCAGGCATACGACCGGGCTCTGGTTGCCGCCTTGCAGGCGGCGGGGGTGGATCTGGTTTGTCTGGCCGGTTTCATGCGGGTTATCACCCCGGTGTTGATTGATGCGTTTCCCGGGCGGATACTTAATATCCATCCGGCCCTGCTGCCAGCTTTCCCCGGGACCCACGGCCAGCGGCAGACTTTTGACTACGGAACCAGGTTTGCCGGCTGTACCGTACACTTTGTTGATGCCCAGGTTGATCATGGGCCAATTGTTATCCAGGCCGTGGTTCCGGTATTGCCCGATGACGATGAAGATTCCCTTGCGGCCCGCATCCTCCGTTGCGAGCACCGGATCTATCCCGAAGCTGTCCGTTTATTCTGTGCCGGTCGCCTGCGGATCGACGGTCGCCGGGTAATGATTGCCGACCAGCAAACTGCCGGACTCAACGAGCAGTACCTGATCAACCCTCCCCTCTCCTGA
- the lon gene encoding endopeptidase La produces MVTVQLPDRLSLLLLKEMVIFPHMAITIVVKNPQDIKLLTEIHDQHQLVGICNLRGSGSAPVTIEDIYPIGTACRVSIVGSAAVEQPEFTLQGIARISYLRLLDNRTPITALITPLQEASSAETTVLEMLKESSLALMKACFAAGKPLPEAALNLLDSVADPGRLADLITIYLNPEFSVQQKVLSLTNHLDRLKFVHRLLSSVHQQLHVKRGFGTGVEKELGKHQKEQLLRQQMKAIQQELGEDTNDLESLRQKIEQAEMMDSTREIILKEFNRLGKMNPSSPDYHITLTYLEYLVEMPWGRETVDNLDVAHAEQVLNEDHFGLEKVKDRILEYLAVCNLKKDLKGPILCLVGPPGVGKTSLGKSIARAMGRSFIRMSLGGMRDEAEIRGHRRTYVGAMPGKIIQELKRVKNRNPVFMLDEIDKLGKDFRGDPSSALLEVMDPEQNNSFTDHYLNLPFDLSKVLFITTANQLDPIPAPLRDRMEIITIPGYSEAEKKAIAFQYLVPRQLENNGLQDDRIMFTDEAMDTIITNYTREAGVRNLEKTIGKILRKLARRKAGGQQVEKAVTGRSVENFLGPREFHRELAAVRGKIGVVTGMAWTPTGGDIIFIEATKMKSSSPKLTLTGSLGEVMKESAITALSHLRSLEDSLGLDAELFASHDIHIHVPAGSIPKDGPSAGLTIFLALLSLFSNHPADHQTAITGEITLSGRVLPVGGIKEKVLAAHRAGIHCIVLPAENLKHLQDIPADVKEQMTFTGVDTVMAAIPLVIPGFTAAATTAPQIPATFL; encoded by the coding sequence ATGGTTACCGTCCAACTGCCCGACCGGCTATCACTCCTGTTACTGAAAGAGATGGTCATCTTTCCGCATATGGCCATCACCATTGTGGTTAAAAACCCTCAGGACATCAAGCTGCTGACGGAAATACACGATCAACACCAGCTTGTCGGCATCTGCAATCTCCGGGGCTCCGGCTCAGCTCCAGTAACCATTGAAGATATCTACCCCATCGGCACCGCCTGCCGGGTCAGCATAGTCGGCAGTGCCGCCGTGGAACAACCCGAGTTCACCCTGCAAGGGATAGCCAGAATTTCCTATCTCCGGCTGCTGGACAACCGCACACCCATAACGGCCCTTATCACTCCACTACAGGAAGCATCATCAGCGGAGACAACGGTTCTCGAGATGTTGAAAGAAAGTTCCCTGGCACTGATGAAAGCCTGTTTCGCCGCTGGCAAACCCCTGCCGGAAGCCGCCCTCAACCTGCTGGATAGCGTTGCCGATCCCGGACGTCTGGCAGACCTTATTACTATCTACCTCAACCCGGAATTTTCAGTCCAGCAGAAGGTCTTATCGCTCACTAATCACCTGGATCGGCTGAAGTTTGTCCATCGACTCTTGTCATCGGTTCACCAGCAGCTGCACGTGAAACGGGGATTTGGCACCGGTGTTGAAAAGGAGCTGGGTAAACACCAGAAGGAGCAACTGCTGCGACAGCAGATGAAAGCTATCCAGCAGGAACTGGGGGAAGACACCAATGACCTGGAAAGCCTGCGGCAAAAGATCGAGCAGGCTGAGATGATGGATTCTACCAGAGAGATCATCCTGAAGGAGTTCAACCGCCTGGGCAAAATGAACCCTTCATCACCTGACTACCACATAACGCTGACCTACCTGGAGTATTTGGTGGAAATGCCCTGGGGACGGGAAACCGTTGACAACCTGGATGTGGCCCACGCCGAACAGGTTCTCAATGAAGATCATTTTGGCCTTGAGAAGGTCAAGGACCGTATCCTGGAATATCTTGCGGTCTGCAACCTGAAAAAAGATCTCAAAGGACCCATCCTGTGCCTGGTAGGCCCGCCCGGGGTAGGCAAAACATCTTTGGGCAAGTCCATTGCCCGGGCCATGGGGCGCAGTTTTATCCGCATGTCACTGGGCGGGATGCGTGATGAGGCAGAGATTCGCGGCCACCGGAGAACCTATGTGGGCGCCATGCCCGGCAAGATTATCCAGGAACTCAAACGGGTCAAAAACCGCAACCCGGTGTTCATGCTTGACGAAATCGACAAACTTGGCAAAGACTTTCGCGGCGACCCGTCATCAGCCCTGCTGGAAGTCATGGACCCGGAACAGAACAACTCCTTCACCGATCACTACCTCAACCTGCCTTTTGACCTGAGCAAGGTGCTATTCATCACGACCGCCAACCAGCTGGACCCCATCCCGGCCCCCCTCAGGGATCGGATGGAGATCATTACCATTCCGGGCTACAGTGAAGCAGAAAAGAAAGCCATCGCCTTTCAGTATCTGGTCCCCCGACAACTGGAAAACAACGGCTTGCAGGATGACCGGATCATGTTCACCGATGAAGCGATGGATACAATCATCACCAACTACACCCGGGAAGCCGGGGTCAGAAATCTGGAAAAAACCATCGGCAAGATTTTACGTAAACTGGCCCGCAGGAAGGCCGGGGGCCAGCAAGTGGAAAAGGCGGTAACTGGCCGCAGTGTGGAAAATTTCCTCGGCCCCCGGGAATTTCACCGGGAACTGGCGGCGGTTCGGGGAAAGATCGGTGTCGTCACCGGCATGGCCTGGACGCCAACCGGCGGTGATATTATCTTCATTGAAGCAACAAAAATGAAAAGCAGCAGTCCGAAACTGACCCTCACCGGCTCCCTGGGCGAGGTAATGAAGGAGTCAGCTATCACCGCCCTGAGTCACTTACGGAGCCTTGAAGACTCCCTAGGGCTGGACGCTGAACTGTTTGCCAGCCATGACATCCATATCCATGTGCCGGCTGGATCGATCCCCAAGGACGGTCCGTCAGCCGGCCTGACCATTTTCCTTGCCTTGCTGTCACTGTTCAGCAACCACCCGGCTGATCATCAGACGGCGATTACCGGCGAAATCACTCTTTCAGGCAGGGTTTTGCCAGTGGGCGGAATCAAGGAAAAGGTCCTGGCTGCCCATCGCGCCGGCATCCACTGCATCGTCCTGCCGGCGGAAAACCTGAAACATCTGCAGGATATTCCTGCAGATGTCAAAGAGCAGATGACCTTTACCGGGGTGGATACCGTTATGGCGGCCATCCCGCTGGTTATCCCGGGGTTTACGGCCGCCGCGACGACGGCCCCGCAAATCCCGGCCACTTTTCTATAA
- the ahbD gene encoding heme b synthase has translation MKKHSHTDIPELRMIAWETTRSCNLSCIHCRASAEKGPYEGELDTKEALAFLDTVASFSKPVIILTGGEPLLRHDIYELAAYGTKLGLRMVMATNGTLVDESSIKKMIDSGIQRMSVSLDGSTAASHDAFRQVPGAFEASLKALEIAKKAGLEYQINTTITKINLEEIPAILDLAVSLGAVAHHIFLLVPTGRGKALEEQEIPPEQYESTLNWFYDQRDKVPLQLKATCAPHYYRILRQRSKEEGKTVTFESHGLDAVTRGCLGGVGFCFVSHTGDVQPCGYLEALAGNIRETNFRDIWEKSAVFSRLRNFNALEGKCGLCEYKRVCGGCRARAYEITGNYMAEEPYCTYEPKKAAAGKQ, from the coding sequence ATGAAAAAGCATTCGCATACAGACATTCCCGAATTGCGCATGATCGCCTGGGAAACCACCAGAAGCTGCAATCTTTCCTGTATTCACTGCCGGGCCTCGGCTGAAAAGGGACCCTATGAAGGTGAACTGGATACCAAGGAAGCCTTGGCTTTTCTGGATACAGTGGCCTCGTTCAGCAAACCGGTTATCATCCTCACCGGCGGTGAGCCTTTATTGCGTCATGATATTTATGAACTGGCCGCCTACGGCACCAAACTTGGTCTGCGGATGGTGATGGCCACCAACGGCACCTTGGTGGATGAAAGCAGCATCAAAAAAATGATTGATAGCGGCATCCAACGGATGAGCGTCAGCCTTGACGGCTCCACGGCCGCCAGCCATGATGCTTTCCGCCAGGTTCCAGGTGCCTTTGAGGCTTCCCTGAAAGCCCTCGAGATCGCCAAAAAAGCCGGTTTGGAATACCAGATCAACACCACCATTACCAAGATCAACCTGGAGGAGATCCCGGCCATTCTCGACCTGGCTGTCTCGCTGGGAGCGGTGGCCCACCACATCTTTCTCCTGGTTCCCACCGGCCGGGGCAAGGCGTTGGAAGAACAGGAAATTCCACCGGAGCAGTATGAAAGCACGTTGAACTGGTTCTACGATCAGCGGGACAAGGTTCCCCTGCAATTGAAAGCCACCTGCGCCCCCCACTATTACCGGATTCTTCGGCAGCGTTCGAAAGAGGAGGGCAAGACCGTCACCTTTGAATCCCACGGCCTCGATGCGGTCACCAGAGGATGTCTGGGAGGGGTTGGCTTCTGTTTCGTCTCCCATACCGGCGACGTCCAGCCCTGCGGCTACCTGGAAGCACTGGCCGGCAATATCAGAGAAACTAATTTTCGCGACATCTGGGAAAAATCGGCCGTCTTTAGCCGCCTGAGAAACTTCAACGCCCTCGAAGGCAAATGCGGCCTCTGTGAGTACAAGCGGGTCTGCGGCGGCTGCCGAGCCAGAGCGTATGAGATCACCGGCAACTACATGGCCGAGGAGCCCTACTGCACCTACGAACCCAAAAAGGCAGCGGCTGGAAAACAGTGA
- a CDS encoding AAA family ATPase, whose translation MGHEAVLPPMITDLLRPDRYDPVPENIELLQTHISWVIIADQLVYKIKKPVDFGFIDYSSLEQRHHFCQEELRLNRRLSRDVYLRVEPIVKRENGFFYGGSEQPVEYAVVMQRLPEDRMMKQLLARGELRPEHLQQLAEMLAAFYRQARVIGDGTFGTLETVSFNIRENFEQTEKYLGKSLTEADYRRIIDFNEQFFREHEDLFGRRVEQGMVKECHGDLHMEHICFAGDHIDIYDCIEFNDRFRLIDVMADVAFLAMDLDYHNRHDLAALFLKEFGRCFGDEEGLKLLPLYKCYRAYVRGKVISFLLDDPSLSAAEKESAANRARRYFQLAAVYTYQLPPSLILVTGISGSGKSYLAAGLAAVSGFSLLRSDQVRKELKGVAPGDHRPAGFEAGLYDPAVTRETYESLVRLAGENLPATGVIVDATCLQHWQRQLFYDLAAERQVPVSVVSCDVPWEVVTSRLEQRSGDAENISDADLAIARRQLDKRELPDNGEKGRGRWLDHDATADLLAQLYALVPRLA comes from the coding sequence ATGGGTCATGAAGCTGTCTTACCCCCGATGATTACTGATCTTCTGCGTCCCGATCGCTATGATCCGGTTCCGGAAAACATTGAGCTGCTGCAGACCCATATTTCTTGGGTGATTATTGCCGATCAGCTGGTGTACAAAATCAAAAAACCGGTGGATTTTGGTTTTATCGATTATTCCAGTCTGGAGCAGCGGCATCACTTCTGCCAGGAGGAACTGCGCCTGAACCGCCGTCTGAGTCGGGATGTTTACCTGCGGGTGGAACCCATCGTCAAGCGGGAGAATGGTTTTTTCTATGGTGGTTCAGAACAGCCGGTGGAGTATGCGGTGGTGATGCAGCGGCTTCCTGAAGACCGGATGATGAAGCAGCTCCTGGCCAGGGGAGAGCTGCGGCCTGAGCATCTGCAGCAGCTTGCTGAGATGCTGGCGGCCTTCTATCGTCAGGCAAGGGTGATCGGTGACGGTACGTTCGGCACCCTGGAGACGGTGTCTTTTAATATCCGGGAAAATTTTGAGCAGACGGAGAAATATCTCGGAAAAAGTCTGACAGAGGCTGATTACCGGCGGATAATTGATTTCAATGAGCAGTTTTTCCGTGAGCATGAAGACCTTTTCGGTCGGCGGGTGGAACAGGGAATGGTCAAGGAATGCCATGGTGACCTACACATGGAGCATATCTGCTTTGCCGGTGATCATATCGACATCTATGACTGCATCGAGTTCAATGACCGGTTCCGGCTTATTGACGTCATGGCGGATGTGGCTTTTTTAGCCATGGATCTTGACTATCATAACCGCCATGACCTGGCGGCTCTCTTTCTTAAGGAGTTTGGCCGCTGCTTTGGTGATGAGGAGGGGCTGAAGCTGCTGCCGCTCTACAAATGCTACCGGGCCTATGTGCGCGGCAAAGTCATCAGTTTTCTCCTTGACGACCCTTCCCTGTCTGCCGCCGAAAAGGAGTCAGCCGCCAACCGGGCACGGCGCTATTTTCAGCTGGCGGCGGTTTATACATATCAGTTGCCCCCGTCGCTTATCCTGGTGACCGGCATCAGCGGCAGCGGCAAAAGCTACCTGGCGGCCGGCTTGGCGGCTGTGTCAGGTTTTTCCCTGCTGCGGTCGGACCAGGTGCGCAAAGAGCTTAAGGGGGTGGCGCCAGGTGATCATCGACCAGCCGGTTTTGAAGCGGGTCTCTACGACCCGGCGGTAACCAGGGAAACCTATGAATCACTGGTTCGTCTGGCGGGCGAAAATCTACCAGCCACCGGTGTCATTGTTGATGCCACCTGCCTGCAGCACTGGCAGCGGCAGCTTTTTTATGACCTGGCCGCCGAGCGGCAGGTGCCGGTTTCCGTGGTCTCCTGTGACGTTCCCTGGGAGGTGGTGACCAGCCGGCTGGAACAACGGTCGGGTGATGCCGAAAATATCTCTGATGCCGATCTGGCAATTGCCCGTCGGCAGCTTGACAAACGGGAGCTGCCGGACAACGGTGAAAAGGGGCGGGGCCGGTGGCTTGACCACGATGCCACGGCCGACCTGCTGGCTCAACTCTATGCCCTGGTGCCTCGCTTAGCATAG
- a CDS encoding EFR1 family ferrodoxin (N-terminal region resembles flavodoxins. C-terminal ferrodoxin region binds two 4Fe-4S clusters.): protein MKALIIYFSQTGNTLTIAENIRDGIMAADSRCDMATLRNAETKSLSGYDLVGIGAPVFWYKEPSNVRDFIKSLSPLNGQHWFVFCTHGNIIGNYFPSVAEKLRTKGATVIGFHNTYANITVPFYPRPSYTSGHPDAIDFEQAKDFGKEIIKRSLEIAHGASDLIPEAGPVSSEEWIEEGKALTEEIVKQFMPTFSINTETCIQCHACEENCPVQGIDISAEPPRIQEPCMYCWRCATICPTLSVEANWEPLVAMAPKNYARYKKELDKVAARGGFRWLVDPESINVDDPLYKQRQREISREKSSANSGKGD, encoded by the coding sequence ATGAAAGCATTGATTATCTATTTTTCCCAAACGGGCAATACGCTTACGATTGCGGAGAATATCCGCGATGGCATCATGGCTGCCGACAGCCGGTGCGACATGGCAACCCTGAGAAATGCTGAAACAAAGTCATTATCAGGTTACGATCTCGTAGGCATTGGGGCGCCGGTATTCTGGTACAAGGAACCCAGCAACGTCCGGGATTTCATCAAATCGCTGTCACCACTGAACGGCCAGCACTGGTTTGTTTTCTGCACCCACGGCAACATCATCGGCAACTACTTCCCTTCAGTAGCGGAAAAATTGCGGACCAAGGGGGCGACCGTCATCGGCTTTCACAATACCTATGCAAACATCACCGTTCCCTTTTATCCGCGACCGAGCTACACCTCGGGACATCCGGATGCCATTGATTTTGAGCAGGCCAAAGACTTCGGCAAAGAAATCATCAAACGCAGCCTGGAAATCGCCCATGGCGCCAGCGATCTCATCCCTGAAGCCGGTCCGGTTTCATCCGAGGAATGGATTGAAGAAGGCAAGGCTTTGACCGAGGAGATCGTAAAGCAGTTCATGCCAACGTTCAGCATCAACACCGAAACCTGCATCCAATGTCACGCGTGCGAGGAGAACTGCCCGGTACAGGGAATTGATATTAGCGCTGAGCCACCCCGCATTCAGGAACCGTGCATGTACTGCTGGCGGTGCGCAACCATCTGCCCGACTCTTTCGGTGGAAGCTAACTGGGAACCGTTGGTGGCCATGGCACCGAAAAATTATGCCCGCTACAAAAAAGAACTTGATAAAGTTGCTGCACGCGGCGGATTTCGTTGGCTGGTTGATCCGGAAAGCATCAACGTGGATGATCCGCTGTACAAACAACGTCAACGTGAAATCAGCAGGGAAAAGTCCTCTGCCAACAGCGGAAAGGGTGATTGA
- a CDS encoding phosphoribosylformylglycinamidine cyclo-ligase — protein MSGKRTTYKDAGVDVEAGNQFVKNIAPMVKATFRPEVLNDLGGFGALFSLRKDKYDSPVLVSSTDGVGTKLKIAFQMDKHDTIGIDLVAMVVNDIVVQGAEPLFFLDYMAMGTLDNDQATAIVAGIARGCQEAGCSLVGGETAEMPGFYPPGDYELVGFGVGIVEKEQVIDGSSVTVGDCIIGLAASGLHSNGYSLARKVLLGEDEQAIHSVVEELGCTLGEELLRPTRIYVKTLLNLIRDFSVKGMAHITGGGLRDNIVRILPQRCQAIVRTTSWERPPIFSLISRTGGVDDKEMLATFNCGIGMAVIVPPGEVEEVISRAEALGETCYLIGEIGKREADQPGIVFIDDRRSSGS, from the coding sequence ATGTCAGGAAAAAGAACGACTTATAAGGATGCCGGCGTTGATGTGGAAGCCGGCAATCAGTTTGTAAAAAATATTGCTCCCATGGTCAAAGCCACGTTCCGTCCGGAAGTCTTGAATGATCTGGGCGGTTTTGGAGCACTCTTTTCTTTGCGCAAGGATAAATACGACAGCCCGGTGCTGGTTTCCTCCACCGATGGGGTTGGTACCAAGCTGAAGATCGCTTTTCAAATGGACAAGCATGACACGATCGGCATCGATCTGGTTGCCATGGTGGTGAATGATATCGTTGTCCAGGGGGCTGAACCCCTCTTTTTTCTTGACTATATGGCCATGGGCACGCTTGATAATGATCAGGCGACCGCCATTGTTGCCGGAATTGCCCGGGGGTGCCAGGAAGCCGGCTGCTCCCTGGTGGGTGGAGAAACGGCGGAGATGCCTGGTTTTTATCCGCCGGGTGACTATGAACTGGTTGGTTTTGGTGTTGGTATTGTTGAAAAGGAGCAGGTCATTGACGGTTCCAGTGTTACCGTGGGCGACTGCATTATCGGTCTGGCAGCCAGCGGCCTGCACAGCAACGGCTACTCCCTGGCCCGCAAGGTTCTTCTGGGTGAAGACGAGCAGGCTATTCATTCGGTGGTTGAAGAGCTGGGCTGTACGCTGGGTGAAGAGCTGCTCAGGCCAACCCGCATTTACGTCAAAACACTGCTGAACCTGATCCGTGATTTTTCCGTCAAGGGGATGGCCCATATCACCGGCGGAGGCCTGCGGGATAACATTGTCCGTATCCTGCCGCAAAGGTGTCAGGCGATTGTCAGAACGACGTCATGGGAAAGGCCGCCGATTTTCTCCCTGATCAGCCGTACTGGCGGTGTTGATGATAAGGAGATGCTGGCCACCTTCAATTGTGGTATTGGCATGGCCGTTATCGTTCCTCCCGGCGAGGTGGAAGAGGTTATCTCCCGGGCCGAGGCTTTGGGGGAAACGTGCTATCTCATCGGTGAAATCGGTAAACGGGAAGCTGACCAGCCGGGCATTGTTTTTATTGACGATCGTCGATCTTCAGGGAGTTGA
- the fdhD gene encoding formate dehydrogenase accessory sulfurtransferase FdhD produces MKNTTSKTELCEVLHLAATGKEQISRELIVEEPLLIRLNGSPYTVIMRTPGDELGHAAGFCLTDGIIESMADVATIGHCTDLDPNVVEIRLSPAREGQAKEIISRRGFISQTSCGICGRELVKEILQDLKPIVDDTCIPFTKVVAGFDLLGASQNYYGNTRGSHAAILCDQDMNLIASAEDVGRHNAMDKAIGTALMRRTLGEVKIAVVSSRLSYELVQKAARATIPILLSLSRPTSLAVDTAKQLAMTLACSDKEGGLLVFCNRERLQA; encoded by the coding sequence ATGAAGAATACCACTAGCAAAACAGAACTCTGTGAGGTGCTTCATTTAGCCGCAACAGGGAAAGAGCAGATCAGCAGAGAACTCATTGTAGAAGAACCTCTACTGATCAGGCTTAATGGCAGCCCCTACACGGTTATCATGAGGACGCCGGGGGATGAGCTCGGGCATGCCGCGGGCTTCTGCCTGACTGATGGCATTATTGAGAGCATGGCTGATGTTGCTACTATCGGGCACTGCACTGACCTGGATCCCAACGTGGTGGAAATCCGCCTTTCCCCTGCACGGGAGGGCCAGGCAAAAGAGATTATCTCAAGGCGGGGATTCATCAGCCAGACCAGCTGCGGCATCTGCGGCCGGGAACTGGTCAAGGAGATACTACAGGACCTCAAGCCGATTGTCGATGACACCTGCATCCCATTCACAAAGGTGGTCGCCGGCTTTGACCTGCTGGGGGCAAGCCAGAACTACTACGGCAACACCAGAGGATCGCATGCGGCAATCCTGTGCGACCAGGATATGAACCTGATTGCCAGCGCCGAAGATGTGGGCCGGCACAACGCCATGGACAAGGCGATCGGCACAGCCCTCATGAGGAGGACCCTTGGGGAGGTCAAGATTGCCGTAGTCTCCTCACGATTGAGCTACGAACTGGTGCAAAAAGCTGCCAGGGCAACAATCCCCATACTGCTAAGCCTGTCCAGGCCAACCTCGCTAGCGGTGGATACCGCCAAACAGCTTGCCATGACCCTTGCCTGTTCCGACAAAGAGGGCGGTCTTTTGGTTTTTTGCAACCGGGAAAGGCTGCAGGCGTAA
- a CDS encoding NTP transferase domain-containing protein produces the protein MNGWSAMVLAAGYGTRLRPLTLQRPKPLVPVANQPLLDIVLRHLFKNGAGHAVVNGHHLSPQVRDFLAASPWRHRTSFLHEEAILGTGGGIRNAASRLVGDFFVTVNSDVVTDLDLAPVIAFHRRQNPLVTMVFHDHPRFNSVLIDNQQVVSFEPESASAAGSRQLLAYTGIQICSPRLFPFLQGADFLSLVDAYQWVLRNQREEIAAFIMPADSWYWRDLGSFADYFEVHQDLSRQPQLAISLLGHPPVFPLVDSQAAIEDAVLQGATVVGPRCRVGNQTMLEDAIVWPEVTIGRGCRVVRSILGSTVVVPDGTCLVDQVVVRNGDKGAQQTVNILLSECQE, from the coding sequence ATGAACGGCTGGTCGGCAATGGTTCTGGCAGCCGGATATGGCACCCGACTGCGGCCCCTGACGTTGCAGAGACCTAAACCGCTTGTCCCGGTGGCCAATCAACCCCTGCTGGACATTGTTCTCCGGCACCTTTTTAAGAATGGTGCCGGTCATGCTGTTGTCAATGGCCACCATCTGAGCCCTCAGGTAAGGGATTTCCTTGCCGCTTCCCCTTGGCGGCACCGGACCTCCTTCCTCCATGAGGAAGCTATTCTCGGCACCGGTGGCGGCATCAGGAACGCCGCTTCCCGGCTGGTTGGGGATTTTTTTGTCACGGTCAACAGTGATGTGGTAACCGATCTGGACCTGGCACCGGTGATCGCTTTCCACCGACGGCAAAACCCCCTGGTCACCATGGTTTTCCATGACCATCCGCGCTTTAACAGCGTGTTGATTGATAACCAACAGGTGGTGTCATTCGAACCCGAGAGTGCCAGCGCGGCCGGCAGCCGGCAGCTGTTGGCCTATACCGGTATTCAGATATGTTCCCCGCGCCTTTTCCCTTTTCTTCAGGGGGCTGATTTTCTCTCTCTTGTTGATGCCTATCAATGGGTATTGCGTAATCAGCGGGAGGAAATTGCCGCTTTCATCATGCCTGCCGACAGCTGGTATTGGCGGGATCTCGGCAGTTTTGCCGACTATTTTGAGGTGCATCAAGACCTCAGCCGGCAACCTCAGCTGGCAATTTCCCTGCTGGGTCATCCACCTGTTTTTCCCCTGGTTGATTCTCAGGCAGCCATTGAAGATGCTGTTCTGCAGGGGGCCACAGTGGTGGGTCCCCGCTGCCGGGTGGGGAATCAGACGATGTTGGAGGATGCGATTGTCTGGCCGGAAGTCACCATTGGCCGAGGCTGTCGGGTGGTCCGCTCGATTCTTGGCAGCACAGTCGTTGTTCCTGACGGTACATGTCTGGTTGACCAGGTTGTCGTTCGCAACGGTGATAAAGGGGCTCAGCAGACAGTAAACATCCTGCTTTCGGAGTGCCAGGAATAA